One part of the Raphanus sativus cultivar WK10039 chromosome 7, ASM80110v3, whole genome shotgun sequence genome encodes these proteins:
- the LOC108818010 gene encoding protein DA1-related 4 isoform X2: MLYKQQRGVQSIGIWGMPGIGKTTLAKAVCDHMSTDYDACCFIEHFDEAFHKVGLHRLFQERIGILLQEEFDIKSSCIMTPSLYRDKLCDKRILIVLDDVNDSLSAESFLRRFDWLGPGSVIIITSIDKQVFSFCQMNQIYKVQGLNWHEALQLFSQKAFGKNVPEQNDRELSVKVIEYVNGNPLALSVYGQELKGKKSGMEAAFLELKKCPPQQIQDALRVYTALGDNEKGIFLDTACFFRGENVNYVVQMLEGCHYFPRVGIDNLVDKDLVTISENTVQMNDLIRDICQEIFIGEVESCTRMWDPTNIRYLLEDDEIQASGGSRETPKCDLVAEDIESIFLDASNMKFDVKHDAFNYMFNLRFLKVYNGSGSRDVLGLKFPKGLDSLPCELRLLHWENYPLQTLPPHCDFEHLIDLRMPYSHLQKLGATAKNVKMLKRIMLCHSKELVECDILLHAQNIELVDLQGCTRLRTFPDTSELEHLRVVNLSGCAEIKSIRGSPPNIEELHLQGTRIVELPISNVTNTLRAKLDRKKLLNLLENFQDVDHIDLESVTNLVRVASDNQDFSKLVLLNMKDCSQLRSLPDMVHLDSLQVLLLTGCSELEEINGFPSNLRKLYLGGTAIREVPQLPQTLEFLNAHGCKHLKLIRLDFERLPRHYTLSNCFNLSSEVIAGFLEKGLSKLASLASQQQQELFKTSAVNICVPADARQKSPFRLSAGPNVKIELAPWTRKDLSGFAMSVVVSFRDDHHNVVGLGIRCTCTWRTRNGHVDQIERVYQCWAPTEAPKVEWDHIFVFCDTEMHLRDGEEISDDEIKFEFQTVSGENKLLGASCMVTECDVQAITPRTGDTTVSGIIEESEVVTVSIIEEDTPSSPKEPKATTCSLSSSEPQTSPSNVTSKGWKWKILSMPHKSLPTGHAVRESTTKQWYGYEEDGINELDNIGGVYCFPLAKPILPKKDGTRKLKSNKGGVGCFPLPLVMSKSPKNLSVGQAADKSLQRSCSTMSNKTITGLANKGRQAVRLSRPQTPLYLNSFIRSSRN; this comes from the exons ATGCTTTACAAGCAACAGAGGGGAGTCCAAAGCATAGGAATTTGGGGTATGCCTGGCATAGGCAAGACTACCCTTGCAAAAGCAGTCTGTGACCACATGTCCACTGATTATGATGCTTGTTGCTTCATCGAACATTTTGATGAAGCGTTCCATAAGGTGGGCCTTCACCGTTTGTTCCAAGAAAGAATTGGTATACTTCTTCAGGAAGAGTTTGACATAAAGAGCTCTTGTATTATGACACCGAGCCTCTATAGGGATAAACTATGCGACAAAAGGATTCTCATTGTTCTAGACGATGTGAACGATTCTCTGTCTGCAGAGTCCTTCCTTAGAAGGTTTGATTGGCTTGGTCCCGGAAGCGTGATAATCATAACCTCCATAGATAAGCAAGTGTTTTCCTTTTGTCAGATGAATCAAATATACAAGGTTCAAGGTTTAAACTGGCACGAGGCTCTTCAGCTATTCTCTCAAAAGGCATTTGGAAAAAATGTGCCAGAGCAGAATGACAGGGAATTGTCAGTGAAAGTGATTGAATACGTTAATGGAAACCCTTTAGCTCTCAGTGTATATGGCCAAGAGCTAAAGGGAAAGAAGTCAGGAATGGAGGCTGCTTTCTTGGAGCTCAAGAAATGTCCTCCCCAACAGATTCAAGATGCGCTGAGAGTCTATACTGCACTTGGCGACAACGAGAAAGGCATTTTCTTGGACACTGCTTGTTTTTTCAGGGGAGAAAATGTCAACTATGTTGTCCAGATGCTTGAGGGATGTCATTATTTCCCACGTGTTGGAATAGATAACCTTGTGGATAAGGATTTGGTAACTATTTCAGAAAACACAGTGCAAATGAATGATCTTATCCGAGACATCTGCCAAGAAATCTTCATTGGAGAAGTTGAGAGCTGCACCAGAATGTGGGATCCTACCAACATCAGATATCTACTAGAAGATGATGAAATTCAAGCAAGTGGAGGATCCAGAGAAACGCCTAAGTGTGACTTG GTCGCTGAAGACATTGAAAGCATATTTTTGGATGCATCGAACATGAAATTTGATGTCAAACACGACGCCTTCAATTATATGTTTAATCTTAGATTTCTGAAGGTATACAACGGTTCCGGCTCGAGAGATGTTCTTGGACTCAAATTTCCAAAGGGCCTCGATTCTTTACCTTGTGAGCTAAGGCTACTCCACTGGGAGAACTATCCATTGCAAACTTTGCCTCCACATTGTGACTTTGAGCACCTTATTGACCTCCGTATGCCTTACAGCCACCTTCAGAAACTCGGAGCAACAGCCAAG AATGTCAAGATGTTGAAGAGGATCATGCTTTGTCACTCCAAAGAGCTAGTTGAATGTGACATATTACTACATGCTCAAAATATTGAGCTAGTTGATCTCCAAGGTTGTACAAGACTGCGGACTTTTCCAGACACGAGTGAACTAGAGCATCTCCGAGTTGTAAATCTCTCAGGTTGCGCAGAGATCAAAAGTATCCGAGGATCTCCACCAAATATTGAGGAACTGCATCTCCAAGGAACTCGTATAGTAGAGTTACCAATATCCAATGTGACCAACACCTTAAGAGCTAAGCTGGACAGGAAAAAGCTTTTGAATCTTTTAGAAAACTTCCAGGATGTTGATCACATTGATCTGGAGAGTGTAACAAATCTTGTTAGAGTTGCTTCAGATAATCAAGATTTTAGCAAGCTTGTCCTCTTGAATATGAAAGATTGTTCTCAACTGCGAAGTCTTCCTGACATGGTTCATTTAGATTCTCTTCAAGTTCTTCTTCTGACTGGGTGCTCAGAGCTTGAGGAAATCAATGGTTTTCCAAGTAACCTTAGAAAGCTATACCTTGGTGGCACCGCCATACGAGAAGTGCCACAGCTTCCTCAAACTCTAGAATTCTTGAATGCTCATGGTTGTAAGCATCTCAAGTTAATTCGTTTGGATTTTGAGCGGCTTCCTAGGCACTACACTCTTAGTAATTGTTTTAATCTATCTTCAGAAGTAATCGCTGGATTTTTAGAGAAAGGTTTGTCTAAATTAGCAAGTTTAGCAAGCCAACAACAACAG GAACTCTTCAAAACATCCGCAGTCAACATATGTGTTCCTGCAGACGCACGTCAGAAATCCCCGTTTCGTTTAAGTGCAGGTCCAAATGTAAAGATAGAGCTAGCTCCTTGGACTCGAAAAGATCTTTCAGGCTTTGCTATGTCAGTTGTGGTATCATTTCGAGATGATCACCATAATGTCGTAGGTCTAGGGATTAGGTGTACATGCACATGGAGGACCAGGAACGGCCACGTTGATCAGATAGAGAGAGTATATCAGTGTTGGGCTCCAACAGAAGCTCCAAAGGTTGAATGGGATCACATATTTGTCTTTTGTGATACCGAAATGCATCTACGTGATGGTGAAGAAATCTCAGACgatgaaataaaatttgaatttcaaaCAGTTAGTGGGGAGAACAAGCTTTTAGGTGCTAGTTGCATGGTGACGGAATGTGATGTCCAGGCGATCACGCCTCGAACAGGTGACACAACCGTTAGTGGGATTATTGAAGAGAGTGAAGTCGTAACTGTAAGTATTATTGAAGAGGATACTCCTTCTTCGCCCAAAGAGCCGAAGGCAACGACTTGTTCTCTTTCATCAAGCGAACCACAGACGTCTCCTAGTAACGTAACATCTAAAGGATGGAAGTGGAAAATTTTGTCTATGCCGCACAAAAGCTTACCAACGGGACACGCAGTAAGAGAAAGCACGACAAAGCAGTGGTATGGTTATGAAGAAGATGGTATAAACGAACTGGATAATATAGGTGGAGTATATTGCTTTCCTCTGGCGAAGCCCATATTACCCAAAAAGGATGGTACAAGGAAGCTGAAAAGTAACAAAGGTGGAGTAGGTTGTTTTCCCCTGCCCCTGGTGATGTCAAAGTCGCCCAAGAACTTATCAGTCGGACAAGCAGCAGACAAATCATTACAAAGGAGTTGTAGCACCATGTCAAATAAGACGATAACAGGGCTGGCTAACAAGGGGAGGCAAGCAGTGCGACTGTCCCGGCCTCAAACCCCTTTGTATCTTAATAGTTTTATTCGATCCAGtagaaactaa
- the LOC108818010 gene encoding protein DA1-related 4 isoform X4: MNQIYKVQGLNWHEALQLFSQKAFGKNVPEQNDRELSVKVIEYVNGNPLALSVYGQELKGKKSGMEAAFLELKKCPPQQIQDALRVYTALGDNEKGIFLDTACFFRGENVNYVVQMLEGCHYFPRVGIDNLVDKDLVTISENTVQMNDLIRDICQEIFIGEVESCTRMWDPTNIRYLLEDDEIQASGGSRETPKCDLVAEDIESIFLDASNMKFDVKHDAFNYMFNLRFLKVYNGSGSRDVLGLKFPKGLDSLPCELRLLHWENYPLQTLPPHCDFEHLIDLRMPYSHLQKLGATAKNVKMLKRIMLCHSKELVECDILLHAQNIELVDLQGCTRLRTFPDTSELEHLRVVNLSGCAEIKSIRGSPPNIEELHLQGTRIVELPISNVTNTLRAKLDRKKLLNLLENFQDVDHIDLESVTNLVRVASDNQDFSKLVLLNMKDCSQLRSLPDMVHLDSLQVLLLTGCSELEEINGFPSNLRKLYLGGTAIREVPQLPQTLEFLNAHGCKHLKLIRLDFERLPRHYTLSNCFNLSSEVIAGFLEKGLSKLASLASQQQQELFKTSAVNICVPADARQKSPFRLSAGPNVKIELAPWTRKDLSGFAMSVVVSFRDDHHNVVGLGIRCTCTWRTRNGHVDQIERVYQCWAPTEAPKVEWDHIFVFCDTEMHLRDGEEISDDEIKFEFQTVSGENKLLGASCMVTECDVQAITPRTGDTTVSGIIEESEVVTVSIIEEDTPSSPKEPKATTCSLSSSEPQTSPSNVTSKGWKWKILSMPHKSLPTGHAVRESTTKQWYGYEEDGINELDNIGGVYCFPLAKPILPKKDGTRKLKSNKGGVGCFPLPLVMSKSPKNLSVGQAADKSLQRSCSTMSNKTITGLANKGRQAVRLSRPQTPLYLNSFIRSSRN, translated from the exons ATGAATCAAATATACAAGGTTCAAGGTTTAAACTGGCACGAGGCTCTTCAGCTATTCTCTCAAAAGGCATTTGGAAAAAATGTGCCAGAGCAGAATGACAGGGAATTGTCAGTGAAAGTGATTGAATACGTTAATGGAAACCCTTTAGCTCTCAGTGTATATGGCCAAGAGCTAAAGGGAAAGAAGTCAGGAATGGAGGCTGCTTTCTTGGAGCTCAAGAAATGTCCTCCCCAACAGATTCAAGATGCGCTGAGAGTCTATACTGCACTTGGCGACAACGAGAAAGGCATTTTCTTGGACACTGCTTGTTTTTTCAGGGGAGAAAATGTCAACTATGTTGTCCAGATGCTTGAGGGATGTCATTATTTCCCACGTGTTGGAATAGATAACCTTGTGGATAAGGATTTGGTAACTATTTCAGAAAACACAGTGCAAATGAATGATCTTATCCGAGACATCTGCCAAGAAATCTTCATTGGAGAAGTTGAGAGCTGCACCAGAATGTGGGATCCTACCAACATCAGATATCTACTAGAAGATGATGAAATTCAAGCAAGTGGAGGATCCAGAGAAACGCCTAAGTGTGACTTG GTCGCTGAAGACATTGAAAGCATATTTTTGGATGCATCGAACATGAAATTTGATGTCAAACACGACGCCTTCAATTATATGTTTAATCTTAGATTTCTGAAGGTATACAACGGTTCCGGCTCGAGAGATGTTCTTGGACTCAAATTTCCAAAGGGCCTCGATTCTTTACCTTGTGAGCTAAGGCTACTCCACTGGGAGAACTATCCATTGCAAACTTTGCCTCCACATTGTGACTTTGAGCACCTTATTGACCTCCGTATGCCTTACAGCCACCTTCAGAAACTCGGAGCAACAGCCAAG AATGTCAAGATGTTGAAGAGGATCATGCTTTGTCACTCCAAAGAGCTAGTTGAATGTGACATATTACTACATGCTCAAAATATTGAGCTAGTTGATCTCCAAGGTTGTACAAGACTGCGGACTTTTCCAGACACGAGTGAACTAGAGCATCTCCGAGTTGTAAATCTCTCAGGTTGCGCAGAGATCAAAAGTATCCGAGGATCTCCACCAAATATTGAGGAACTGCATCTCCAAGGAACTCGTATAGTAGAGTTACCAATATCCAATGTGACCAACACCTTAAGAGCTAAGCTGGACAGGAAAAAGCTTTTGAATCTTTTAGAAAACTTCCAGGATGTTGATCACATTGATCTGGAGAGTGTAACAAATCTTGTTAGAGTTGCTTCAGATAATCAAGATTTTAGCAAGCTTGTCCTCTTGAATATGAAAGATTGTTCTCAACTGCGAAGTCTTCCTGACATGGTTCATTTAGATTCTCTTCAAGTTCTTCTTCTGACTGGGTGCTCAGAGCTTGAGGAAATCAATGGTTTTCCAAGTAACCTTAGAAAGCTATACCTTGGTGGCACCGCCATACGAGAAGTGCCACAGCTTCCTCAAACTCTAGAATTCTTGAATGCTCATGGTTGTAAGCATCTCAAGTTAATTCGTTTGGATTTTGAGCGGCTTCCTAGGCACTACACTCTTAGTAATTGTTTTAATCTATCTTCAGAAGTAATCGCTGGATTTTTAGAGAAAGGTTTGTCTAAATTAGCAAGTTTAGCAAGCCAACAACAACAG GAACTCTTCAAAACATCCGCAGTCAACATATGTGTTCCTGCAGACGCACGTCAGAAATCCCCGTTTCGTTTAAGTGCAGGTCCAAATGTAAAGATAGAGCTAGCTCCTTGGACTCGAAAAGATCTTTCAGGCTTTGCTATGTCAGTTGTGGTATCATTTCGAGATGATCACCATAATGTCGTAGGTCTAGGGATTAGGTGTACATGCACATGGAGGACCAGGAACGGCCACGTTGATCAGATAGAGAGAGTATATCAGTGTTGGGCTCCAACAGAAGCTCCAAAGGTTGAATGGGATCACATATTTGTCTTTTGTGATACCGAAATGCATCTACGTGATGGTGAAGAAATCTCAGACgatgaaataaaatttgaatttcaaaCAGTTAGTGGGGAGAACAAGCTTTTAGGTGCTAGTTGCATGGTGACGGAATGTGATGTCCAGGCGATCACGCCTCGAACAGGTGACACAACCGTTAGTGGGATTATTGAAGAGAGTGAAGTCGTAACTGTAAGTATTATTGAAGAGGATACTCCTTCTTCGCCCAAAGAGCCGAAGGCAACGACTTGTTCTCTTTCATCAAGCGAACCACAGACGTCTCCTAGTAACGTAACATCTAAAGGATGGAAGTGGAAAATTTTGTCTATGCCGCACAAAAGCTTACCAACGGGACACGCAGTAAGAGAAAGCACGACAAAGCAGTGGTATGGTTATGAAGAAGATGGTATAAACGAACTGGATAATATAGGTGGAGTATATTGCTTTCCTCTGGCGAAGCCCATATTACCCAAAAAGGATGGTACAAGGAAGCTGAAAAGTAACAAAGGTGGAGTAGGTTGTTTTCCCCTGCCCCTGGTGATGTCAAAGTCGCCCAAGAACTTATCAGTCGGACAAGCAGCAGACAAATCATTACAAAGGAGTTGTAGCACCATGTCAAATAAGACGATAACAGGGCTGGCTAACAAGGGGAGGCAAGCAGTGCGACTGTCCCGGCCTCAAACCCCTTTGTATCTTAATAGTTTTATTCGATCCAGtagaaactaa